In Aurantimicrobium minutum, the DNA window TCCCCACCAGTTCACCCAGGGAATGATGTTCGCTGAAGGAACCTGGGCTCGCTGGTACTGGATGGCACTATATGTCGGCGCCCTGGCTTCCATCACCATCTTCCGTGTGATCATTCCTGTGGCCAGCTCGCTGCGCCACGACCTGCGCGTGAGCTCAGTAGATATTGAAGCGCCCGGTGTTGTCTCAGTCACCATGACTGGTCGCGACATTAATGCTCTGCGTGCACAGGGTGGACAGTTCTTCACCTGGCGCTTCTGGGCTCCCAACATGTGGTGGGATGCACACCCCTACTCCCTCTCAGCACATCCTGATGGTCGCTCGCTGCGCATCACGGTTCGTGACCTGGGTAAGGGAAGTGCACGTTTACTCTCGCTCAAGCCCGGAACTCGCGTGAGCTTCGAAGGTCCCTACGGAATCTTCACTGATGCGTCGAGAACCACGAAGGTGGCTGTCTTTGTTGGTGCTGGTATTGGTATCACCCCCATCCGCGCCATCTTGGAAAGCTCAGACCTGGACCCTCTCGAGGCAACCGTGATTCTCCGCGGAAGCGATGCACAGGACGTCTACCTGTGGCAAGAAACCTATGATCTGTGCGTAGAGAAGTCCGCATCGCTGCGCGTCCTGGTAGGTCACCGTCCAAAGGGTGTGAACACCTGGCTTTCCGCCGAGGCCTACAGCAAGGGTGAAAGCTTGCTCACCCTGGCCCCCCAGATCAAAAACTCCGATTTATACATTTGTGGCCCCACTCCCTGGACGGACCTCGTGGTCCGTGACGCAAAGCGTCTGGGTCTTCAGGATCACCAGATTCACGCAGAAAGGTTTGATTTCTAATGCGCGCACGTAGTGCTTTCTTCGCCGGAATGGGTTCGGCAGCCATCATTGCCGTTGGATGGCAGGCAGGAGTGGGAACTCTCGTTTCTGCTCTTCCTGAGAGCCAGGCTTCTGCCTCAGGAACCAGCAACTCTGTCTCCTCAGCAACAAGCTCTAACTCGTCCTCTAACTCGACGAGCACAACCGACACCAGTGCGGCAGCACCAGCTGCCACCACGGCACCGGTTGCCTCCGGTCCTGCCGATGGAACCTATGACGGTTCCCTCGTGAACACACGTTTTGGAACTGTTCAAGTTCAGGCAGTCATCTCCGGCGGAAAGATCACCGACGTCATCGCCGTGAAGCTCACGGATGCCGACCGGAAGTCCATTCAAATTAGCCAGCAGGTTGCCCCTATGGTTCGATCAGAAGTGTTGACTGCACAGTCCGCACACGTGGCCAACATCTCTGGTGGTACTTACACAACCCAGGCTTACTTGCAGTCCCTGCAGTCTGCACTGGATGCTGCGGGCTTCACCGGCTAAGTATCATGGCTGTCCACTCGTTTGAGACCATGGGAACCATGGTCAGCATCAGAATTGCTGATGCTGATTTGGGCACTACTGATGCCATCCCTGTTCTCAACGAAGTGGAGCACAACTTCGCCCAGCTCAATGAGACATTTAGTTTGTATCGGGAAGACTCAGAAGCCTCCCGCATCGCCTCCGGCGAGCTCGCTCTGGCAGATTCCAGTGAACTCATGCGTGACGAATACGCCCGGGCTCTGCAGTGGCGTGATCGCACCGGCGGTGCGTTCACCCCGCATCGCCCCGATGGCGTTATTGACCTTTCAGGAACCATCAAAGCTGTTGCCATCGATCAAGCTGCAGGGATACTCACTGAAGCTGGCTTTGCCAACTTCAGTGTGAATGTTGGTGGTGATCTCACCACTGCAGGTAACCAGGCAGAGGATATCCCTGGCTGGATTACCGGCATTGTCGAACCTTCAGACCGCAACACATTGCTGGCAGCTGTTCGCCTGACAGATGAATTTCCCGCGATGGCCACCTCCGGTTCGGCCGAGCGCGGGGAACACATCTGGTTGCGTCCAGAAACAACCAAAGAGTTTGTTCAGGCCACTGTGATTGCCCAGGACATCATTACTGCTGACGTGTTAGCAACCGCCATTATTTCTGGCGGCAGCGAGACGCTCAACCAAATCACACAAGACTTTTCTGTGGCTGTAGTGACGGTTGGCTTAGATGGAGCCGTGCAAGCAAACGCGAGGTTCCAAGAGCTCGTAGCGCGTTAAGAATTGTCACCACGTCAATAATTTCTTGGAATCCAGCACCCACCACGGCAGGAATGAATCCAAAGGTGGCCAAGACCATGAGCACCAAGCTCAGAGAGATTCCAATCCAAATGCTTTGGGTGGCAATGCGAATGGTTTGCTGACCTATTTCAATCGATCTGGCTACG includes these proteins:
- a CDS encoding ferredoxin reductase family protein; the protein is MTSTAPLSAAATSRGKNVPTAREKQIKQRYTARLRRGDLLETIVYFSVAIVLALFLADGGATYFLSLKDVTTGIGIVTGLVGSDLMLIMLILAARIPVIDRTFGHDKALVVHRKLGKPVLYLILAHMFLLMIGYGIAQGLNPIAEAIDMIVNQQDMSIAFIATGLLIAVVVTSLVIVRRRLSYEFWYIVHLLSYGAILLALPHQFTQGMMFAEGTWARWYWMALYVGALASITIFRVIIPVASSLRHDLRVSSVDIEAPGVVSVTMTGRDINALRAQGGQFFTWRFWAPNMWWDAHPYSLSAHPDGRSLRITVRDLGKGSARLLSLKPGTRVSFEGPYGIFTDASRTTKVAVFVGAGIGITPIRAILESSDLDPLEATVILRGSDAQDVYLWQETYDLCVEKSASLRVLVGHRPKGVNTWLSAEAYSKGESLLTLAPQIKNSDLYICGPTPWTDLVVRDAKRLGLQDHQIHAERFDF
- a CDS encoding FMN-binding protein; amino-acid sequence: MRARSAFFAGMGSAAIIAVGWQAGVGTLVSALPESQASASGTSNSVSSATSSNSSSNSTSTTDTSAAAPAATTAPVASGPADGTYDGSLVNTRFGTVQVQAVISGGKITDVIAVKLTDADRKSIQISQQVAPMVRSEVLTAQSAHVANISGGTYTTQAYLQSLQSALDAAGFTG
- a CDS encoding FAD:protein FMN transferase, whose amino-acid sequence is MAVHSFETMGTMVSIRIADADLGTTDAIPVLNEVEHNFAQLNETFSLYREDSEASRIASGELALADSSELMRDEYARALQWRDRTGGAFTPHRPDGVIDLSGTIKAVAIDQAAGILTEAGFANFSVNVGGDLTTAGNQAEDIPGWITGIVEPSDRNTLLAAVRLTDEFPAMATSGSAERGEHIWLRPETTKEFVQATVIAQDIITADVLATAIISGGSETLNQITQDFSVAVVTVGLDGAVQANARFQELVAR